From Salvia splendens isolate huo1 chromosome 3, SspV2, whole genome shotgun sequence, a single genomic window includes:
- the LOC121797419 gene encoding probable aspartic proteinase GIP2, translating into MACSAQSLLLLPLILLISEAASLSHTPMLPKAAIFPVSKDSSTLQYVARVFMGESLDSVNLVVDLNGPLVWMAKSASQSPQPIKSCSLKCSMANSIRGGGAEYNPNSMTCTLLAENTISRMSKSGYLSEDMMAMEFWDGIRSSSFAKSEKFLFLSSPKLLLKGLAHDARGMLGLGDSRISLPSQFSTTFGFFERKFSVCLSPKKGAVFLGGNPFESQISSSMMFTPLISKKSEGYYIDVSSIKVSGKKLALHQKGSLGAKISTTVPYTTFESKIYAGFVESYVSAAVSMNLSRVQSVAPFEVCFSSKHMENVPSIDLVLQSELVKWRIDGENSMVVVSDEVMCLGFLDGGVNPRDSIVVGGYQIEDHLLEFNLGNSMLGFASLLKGEKKCSDFEAADRESW; encoded by the coding sequence ATGGCTTGCTCTGCTCAATCCTTGCTATTGCTTCCTCTCATTCTCCTAATTTCAGAAGCCGCCTCGCTTTCCCACACTCCTATGTTGCCAAAAGCTGCGATCTTTCCCGTTTCCAAAGATTCCTCAACACTTCAGTATGTTGCTCGCGTTTTCATGGGCGAAAGTCTTGATTCAGTCAATCTCGTGGTGGATCTGAACGGCCCTCTTGTTTGGATGGCGAAATCGGCTTCTCAGTCTCCGCAGCCCATCAAAAGCTGCTCGCTCAAGTGCTCCATGGCGAACTCGATTAGGGGCGGCGGAGCAGAGTACAACCCCAACTCCATGACTTGTACCTTGCTGGCAGAGAATACTATTTCAAGAATGTCTAAATCTGGATATCTGAGTGAGGATATGATGGCTATGGAGTTCTGGGATGGGATTCGGTCTTCTTCCTTTGCCAAGAGTGAGAAATTCTTGTTCTTATCTTCTCCAAAATTGTTGCTTAAGGGCTTAGCTCATGATGCTAGAGGCATGCTAGGATTAGGAGATTCAAGAATCTCACTCCCATCACAATTCTCCACCACATTTGGATTCTTTGAGAGGAAATTCTCTGTGTGTTTATCCCCCAAAAAGGGTGCAGTTTTCCTAGGTGGGAACCCTTTTGAAAGCCAAATCTCAAGCTCAATGATGTTCACTCCTCTAATCTCCAAGAAAAGTGAAGGCTATTACATTGATGTTAGTTCAATTAAGGTTTCTGGCAAGAAACTGGCTTTGCATCAAAAGGGGAGTCTTGGTGCCAAAATTAGTACCACTGTTCCTTACACTACATTTGAGAGCAAGATTTATGCTGGATTCGTTGAGTCCTATGTTAGTGCTGCAGTCTCCATGAATTTGAGCCGAGTGCAATCTGTGGCTCCTTTTGAAGTGTGTTTTAGTTCAAAACATATGGAGAATGTTCCAAGTATTGATCTTGTTCTGCAAAGTGAGTTGGTGAAGTGGAGGATTGATGGTGAGAATTCAATGGTGGTGGTGagtgatgaagtgatgtgtttgGGATTCTTGGATGGTGGTGTGAATCCTAGGGATTCAATTGTGGTTGGTGGGTATCAGATTGAGGATCATCTGCTTGAGTTCAACTTGGGAAACTCCATGCTTGGATTTGCTTCATTGTTGAAGGGAGAGAAGAAGTGCTCTGATTTTGAAGCAGCAGATAGGGAGAGCTGGTGA
- the LOC121795882 gene encoding chitinase CLP-like, with the protein MINLFLFSLLSISSAQPLPRLLTPLNKDPITSLYTILLNSIDPYVIDIAAPFSWRRCPSAPHPTVACFTAECTQAQYLPSPCPLPPISSTTPCKCMVSPRNPITQSCACAQLTYTNITDRGAHIFLKHIFLSCAPNPLFESLPKGAVGLASLSLAPLSLQNQFSDRLPQLSRTFAMCLPSASSRNGAVYFGNASDHSLLSYTPLLTNPKTADYAVGIKGLSVGKHSVIAMSPFEGIRLSTVVPYTTLAADVYARFVERFEEGMMGVPKMKSVPPFTTCYKDSAVGFSRVPRIDLEFDGGKNWTIFGANSMRRVGGDTTCLAFLDGGEKAALKIVIGAFQMEDNLLVFDVDRSRFGFSSSLLSEGMSCSNFNFTK; encoded by the coding sequence ATGATAAATCTTTTCCTTTTCTCCCTACTCTCAATCTCCTCTGCTCAACCCCTCCCAAGATTACTCACACCCCTCAACAAGGACCCCATCACCTCTCTCTACACCATACTCCTCAACTCCATCGACCCTTACGTCATCGACATCGCAGCTCCCTTCTCATGGCGCCGCTGCCCCTCCGCTCCCCACCCCACGGTGGCTTGCTTCACCGCGGAATGCACCCAAGCTCAATACCTACCCTCACCATGCCCCTTACCTCCAATCTCATCAACAACCCCATGCAAATGTATGGTATCCCCTAGAAACCCCATAACCCAATCTTGTGCATGTGCTCAGCTGACTTACACCAATATCACGGATCGTGGGGCCCATATTTTCTTGAAACATATATTCCTATCATGTGCTCCAAACCCTCTCTTTGAGTCTCTCCCCAAAGGAGCAGTAGGCCTAGCAAGCCTCTCTCTcgctcctctctctctccaaaaccAATTCTCCGACCGGCTTCCTCAGCTTAGTCGAACATTCGCAATGTGTTTGCCGAGCGCGAGTTCAAGAAATGGGGCTGTTTATTTCGGCAATGCATCTGATCACAGTCTCTTATCGTACACCCCGCTTCTCACCAACCCTAAAACTGCGGATTACGCAGTTGGGATCAAGGGTTTATCGGTAGGTAAGCACTCAGTTATTGCGATGTCTCCATTCGAAGGGATTAGGCTAAGCACGGTTGTGCCTTACACTACTCTAGCGGCCGATGTTTATGCGAGATTTGTGGAGCGTTTTGAAGAGGGGATGATGGGTGTGCCTAAGATGAAGAGTGTGCCGCCATTTACGACGTGTTACAAAGATAGTGCGGTCGGTTTTAGCCGTGTGCCGCGGATTGATTTGGAATTTGATGGTGGCAAGAATTGGACGATTTTTGGGGCGAATTCGATGAGGCGAGTCGGTGGAGATACGACGTGTCTTGCGTTCTTGGACGGCGGAGAGAAGGCGGCGCTCAAGATCGTGATCGGAGCGTTTCAGATGGAGGATAATTTGTTGGTGTTTGATGTTGATCGATCGAGGTTTGGGTTTAGTTCCTCGTTGTTGTCTGAGGGGATGTCATGTAGCAactttaattttacaaaataa
- the LOC121795883 gene encoding ATP-dependent (S)-NAD(P)H-hydrate dehydratase-like isoform X1: MIADHFTRLIRRQQFLIRCLGDYSGSNNICNSASIKMQSLLSVGSPSMEVDAVSILKSITPSLEASKHKGQAGKIAVVGGCREYTGAPYFSAISALKIGADLSHVFCTKEAAPVIKGYSPELIVHPILEESYSVRDEDKKSILAKVIEEVDKWMERFDCLVIGPGLGRDPFLLDCVSNIMKHARQSNVPMVIDGDGLFLVTNSLDLISGYPLAVLTPNVNEYKRLMQKVLQCEVNDRDGTQQLLSLAKGIGGATILRKGVSDFISNGETVHAVSSFGSPRRCGGQGDILSGSVAVFVSWAHQLAGEPSMSATVMGCIAGSVLLRKAASQAFERNRRSMLTTDIIQHLGTSLEELCPVLVSQ, from the exons ATGATAGCTGATCATTTCACTCGGC TAATTAGGAGGCAGCAGTTTTTGATTAGGTGCTTAGGAGATTACAGTGGTAGCAACAATATCTGCAACTCTGCTTCCATAAAAATGCAATCTTTACTGAGTGTTGGCAGCCCTTCCATGGAGGTTGATGCTGTCAGCATCTTGAAATCAATCACTCCATCTCTGGAAGCTTCCAAGCATAAAGGCCAAGCTG GGAAGATCGCAGTAGTAGGAGGTTGCCGCGAATACACTGGTGCACCGTACTTTTCTGCTATTTCAGCTTTAAAAATT GGTGCTGATTTGTCGCACGTGTTCTGCACCAAAGAGGCTGCCCCGGTTATTAAAGGCTACAGTCCCGAGTTAATTGTGCACCCTATACTGGAAGAGTCATACAGTGTTAG GGATGAAGATAAGAAATCGATATTAGCCAAAGTTATTGAAGAAGTTGATAAGTGGATGGAGAGATTCGATTGTCTAGTTATTGGTCCAGGCCTTGGAAGGGACCCATTTCTCCTG GACTGTGTAAGCAATATAATGAAGCACGCAAGGCAATCCAATGTTCCAATGGTTATAGATGGG GATGGGCTTTTTCTTGTTACAAATTCTCTTGATCTAATAAGCGGTTATCCCCTGGCTGTCCTAACGCCCAATGTTAACGAGTATAAGCGCCTTATGCAAAAGGTTTTGCAATGTGAAGTAAACGATCGAGATGGAACACAGCAACTACTCTCACTTGCAAAAGG GATAGGAGGTGCGACTATTTTGAGGAAGGGAGTATCTGATTTCATTAGCAATGGGGAAACAG TTCATGCAGTGAGCAGTTTCGGCTCACCAAGGCGTTGTGGTGGCCAGGGTGATATACTTTCCGGAAG TGTTGCTGTGTTCGTGTCATGGGCCCACCAACTTGCAGGCGAGCCAAGCATGAGTGCTACAGTGATGGGGTGCATTGCAGGGTCTGTTTTGCTGAGAAAGGCTGCTTCACAGGCATTTGAGAGAAACAGAAGATCGATGCTTACCACCGACATAATCCAACACTTGGGAACAAG TTTAGAGGAGTTGTGCCCTGTGCTCGTGAGTCAATAA
- the LOC121795883 gene encoding ATP-dependent (S)-NAD(P)H-hydrate dehydratase-like isoform X2, translating into MVGLSGAVIRRQQFLIRCLGDYSGSNNICNSASIKMQSLLSVGSPSMEVDAVSILKSITPSLEASKHKGQAGKIAVVGGCREYTGAPYFSAISALKIGADLSHVFCTKEAAPVIKGYSPELIVHPILEESYSVRDEDKKSILAKVIEEVDKWMERFDCLVIGPGLGRDPFLLDCVSNIMKHARQSNVPMVIDGDGLFLVTNSLDLISGYPLAVLTPNVNEYKRLMQKVLQCEVNDRDGTQQLLSLAKGIGGATILRKGVSDFISNGETVHAVSSFGSPRRCGGQGDILSGSVAVFVSWAHQLAGEPSMSATVMGCIAGSVLLRKAASQAFERNRRSMLTTDIIQHLGTSLEELCPVLVSQ; encoded by the exons ATGGTGGGATTATCGGGTGCAGTAATTAGGAGGCAGCAGTTTTTGATTAGGTGCTTAGGAGATTACAGTGGTAGCAACAATATCTGCAACTCTGCTTCCATAAAAATGCAATCTTTACTGAGTGTTGGCAGCCCTTCCATGGAGGTTGATGCTGTCAGCATCTTGAAATCAATCACTCCATCTCTGGAAGCTTCCAAGCATAAAGGCCAAGCTG GGAAGATCGCAGTAGTAGGAGGTTGCCGCGAATACACTGGTGCACCGTACTTTTCTGCTATTTCAGCTTTAAAAATT GGTGCTGATTTGTCGCACGTGTTCTGCACCAAAGAGGCTGCCCCGGTTATTAAAGGCTACAGTCCCGAGTTAATTGTGCACCCTATACTGGAAGAGTCATACAGTGTTAG GGATGAAGATAAGAAATCGATATTAGCCAAAGTTATTGAAGAAGTTGATAAGTGGATGGAGAGATTCGATTGTCTAGTTATTGGTCCAGGCCTTGGAAGGGACCCATTTCTCCTG GACTGTGTAAGCAATATAATGAAGCACGCAAGGCAATCCAATGTTCCAATGGTTATAGATGGG GATGGGCTTTTTCTTGTTACAAATTCTCTTGATCTAATAAGCGGTTATCCCCTGGCTGTCCTAACGCCCAATGTTAACGAGTATAAGCGCCTTATGCAAAAGGTTTTGCAATGTGAAGTAAACGATCGAGATGGAACACAGCAACTACTCTCACTTGCAAAAGG GATAGGAGGTGCGACTATTTTGAGGAAGGGAGTATCTGATTTCATTAGCAATGGGGAAACAG TTCATGCAGTGAGCAGTTTCGGCTCACCAAGGCGTTGTGGTGGCCAGGGTGATATACTTTCCGGAAG TGTTGCTGTGTTCGTGTCATGGGCCCACCAACTTGCAGGCGAGCCAAGCATGAGTGCTACAGTGATGGGGTGCATTGCAGGGTCTGTTTTGCTGAGAAAGGCTGCTTCACAGGCATTTGAGAGAAACAGAAGATCGATGCTTACCACCGACATAATCCAACACTTGGGAACAAG TTTAGAGGAGTTGTGCCCTGTGCTCGTGAGTCAATAA